GCGCTCGAAACCGAACGCCAGCGCCTCGGAATGGACCTTCACGACCAGACGCTGGCCGATCTCACCCGCCTTGCGCGGCGGCTGGAGCGCCTGTCGCGGACCCAGGCCGCCGATCCGTCGGAGCTGGCCGCCGCATGCGAGGCGCTTCAGGCCAGCATGGCCGCCCTGCGCAGCATCATCGACGAGGCCAAGCCGACCGTTCTCCACCTGTTCGGCTTCGCCCAGGCGGTGGAGAACCATCTCGAACGCGCCATTCGAGACAGCGGACAGGCGATCGAGGCCGACCTTGTGGTCGACGGCGCGAGCGCTATCGATGCGATGCCGGCGAGTGTCTCGGTCGCGCTCCTGCGTATCGTCCAGGAGGCCGTCAACAACGCCGTCAGCCATGCCGCGGCCGGCCGTCTGGAAGTCCGGCTCGGCATGGTGGGCGGGCAGGTGGTCATCACCGTCACCGATGACGGACGAGGGCTGACGCAGGTCCATCGTCCCGGCGGCGCCGGTATCGACAACATGCGCACCCGCGCAAGGCTGATCGGCGCCCGGCTGAGCCTGGGGTCCGGGCGCGAGGGCAAGGGCACGGTCATGCGCGTCGCGCTGCCGCTGGCCGAGATGCATCCGAACGTCAGGAACGCTTCATGAAGGTGCTCATCGTCGAGGACGACCCGCTGCACAGGGCATATCTGCACGATTCGGTCTGCTCCGCCCTGCCGGAATGCGATGATGTGCTCGAGGCACGCGACGGCGACGAAGGCCAGACGCTGGCGCGCGAACAGCCGCAGGCACACATCGTGATGGACCTGCAGATGCAGCCCAGGACCGGTATCGACGCTGCCCGCACGATCTGGCGCGAGCGGCCGCAGACGCGGATCCTGTTCTGGTCGAACTATGCCGACGAGGCCTATGTGCGCGGCGTCAGCCGCATCGTGCCGGCAGGCGCAGCCTATGGCTATGTGCTGAAATCGGCCTCCGACGAGAGGTTGCGCCTGGCCCTGCGCAGCATCTTCGTCGAGAACCAGTGCGTCATCGACGGTGCGGTGCGCGGCACCCAGCAAAAGAGCCTGGCGCCCAGCGATGGCATCACGGAGACGGAGTACGAAATCCTGGTCGATATCGCGCTCGGCCTGACAGACAAGGCAATCGCCGAGCGCCGGGGCATATCGCTGCGTTCGGTGCAGAACCGGCTCCAGGCGATCTACGACAAGCTCGGCGTGCATGCGGGTGATGACGAAGCCGGCCAGTTCAACCTGCGGGGCAGAGCGGTCGCGAACGCGATGCTGCGCAAACTGCTCAACTCCGGCGCGCTCGAACGCGCCGAAACCGACCTGCGCGAATGGCTCGCCCGCCGCAAAGCGCACACGGACTGAAAACGCGGCCACCGACACCGAAAGATCGCAACCCGCCTAGCCGTCTACCAGCTTGCGACGCAGCTCCGTCTTCAGCACCTTGCCATAGCTGTTCTTGGGCAGTTCGGCGCAGAGTATATAGCGCTTCGGTTTCTTGAACGAGGCCATCTCGGCGCGGCACCACGCCTCGAGCGCGGCGGCGTCGCAATCGCCGTCCGGACGGCCGACGACGAAGGCGACGACGTCCTCGCCCCACTCGGCGCTCGGTGCGCCGATCACCGACACTTCCAGCACGCCGGGGTGGCGCGCCAGCACCTCCTCCACCTCGCGCGGATAGATGTTGGTGCCACCGGAGATGATCAGGTCCTTGGCGCGATCCGTGAGCGTCAGGAAGCCGTCCTCGTCCACCCTGCCGATATCGCCGGTATGGAGCCAGCCGTCACGTATCGCCTCGGCGGTCGCCTTCTCGTTGCGCCAGTAACCCTTCATCACGGTCGCGCCGCGCACCAGGATCTCGCCCGGCTCGCCCGCCGGTTTTTCGTCTCCGTCGGTGGCGATCCGCAATTCCACGCAAGCCATCGCCTGTCCCACGGACGCGCGACGCTCGCGCCAGGCCGGATGCGCCGCGTCGGCGACCAGTTCGCGCCGCAGCGAGGTGATCGTCATCGGTGTCTCGCCCTGGCCGTATATCTGGACGAACCGCGGACCGAACAGCGCCAGCGCCTCGTCTATGTCGGCGGCATACATCGGCCCGCCGCCATAGATGATCGTGCGGATACCCTCGCCGCGATAGCCGGAGCGTTTCGCCGCCTCGATCATGCGCTTGACCATCGTGG
This portion of the Mesorhizobium sp. CAU 1732 genome encodes:
- a CDS encoding sensor histidine kinase; protein product: MSGPRPAARLNQFFRMSRLLAGQLDFLSAIRSVADEIADVVAHDHLDVCIIRPDGKVHTAYETGIDTAWGSQPNCPVAFSPIRALLMGEVDHMISADATSDPQFHFAGAFVKPIHDHQLRSRIHLPMVVHGEVIGALSFSLHEAGQYGAADIRNGGYVAELLSPYFFALRAAEQARQSAIVEAAARAREEGLRQGALRLTEALETERQRLGMDLHDQTLADLTRLARRLERLSRTQAADPSELAAACEALQASMAALRSIIDEAKPTVLHLFGFAQAVENHLERAIRDSGQAIEADLVVDGASAIDAMPASVSVALLRIVQEAVNNAVSHAAAGRLEVRLGMVGGQVVITVTDDGRGLTQVHRPGGAGIDNMRTRARLIGARLSLGSGREGKGTVMRVALPLAEMHPNVRNAS
- a CDS encoding response regulator transcription factor, which produces MKVLIVEDDPLHRAYLHDSVCSALPECDDVLEARDGDEGQTLAREQPQAHIVMDLQMQPRTGIDAARTIWRERPQTRILFWSNYADEAYVRGVSRIVPAGAAYGYVLKSASDERLRLALRSIFVENQCVIDGAVRGTQQKSLAPSDGITETEYEILVDIALGLTDKAIAERRGISLRSVQNRLQAIYDKLGVHAGDDEAGQFNLRGRAVANAMLRKLLNSGALERAETDLREWLARRKAHTD
- a CDS encoding AMP-binding protein, producing MNLADWLNATARAKPDAPAIFEGTRLYATYAQFAARAKELAAGLQAAHGLKAGDRVAIFMKNDPTYIELFYAIWWFGGVVVPINNKLHPREAAWIVENSGAALLVSDDGKVGTNAELPQGCVEIATGSPQWRALSSHGKGGDTPAQVASDDVAWLFYTSGTTGRPKGVMLTHWNMRVATLAYALDVDQPGEEQATLYAAPFSHGAGIYNFVFVRVGGRHVFPASRGFDPNEIEALSRHFGATVMFAAPTMVKRMIEAAKRSGYRGEGIRTIIYGGGPMYAADIDEALALFGPRFVQIYGQGETPMTITSLRRELVADAAHPAWRERRASVGQAMACVELRIATDGDEKPAGEPGEILVRGATVMKGYWRNEKATAEAIRDGWLHTGDIGRVDEDGFLTLTDRAKDLIISGGTNIYPREVEEVLARHPGVLEVSVIGAPSAEWGEDVVAFVVGRPDGDCDAAALEAWCRAEMASFKKPKRYILCAELPKNSYGKVLKTELRRKLVDG